A single genomic interval of Thermosipho japonicus harbors:
- the pstB gene encoding phosphate ABC transporter ATP-binding protein PstB — translation MEIIEFKNFGAYYGEKKVVNNVTFPVYKNKITAIIGPSGCGKSTLLRSINRINDEIPGFKVEGLLLIDGKDVYTDVDDLTVLRKKVGMVFQRPVPFPMSIYENIAFGLKIHGVKDKSKINKIVEKTLKKAALWDEVKHELDKNAYSLSGGQQQRLCIARSLAIEPEVLLLDEPTSALDPIATQRIESLLERLSEKYTIVIVTHNIAQAIRISDYIAFMYKGELIEFGETSEVVRNPKNKLTEEYLNGKIG, via the coding sequence ATGGAAATAATTGAATTTAAAAATTTTGGAGCATATTATGGAGAAAAAAAGGTTGTTAATAATGTGACTTTTCCAGTGTATAAAAATAAAATTACTGCAATAATAGGACCTTCAGGTTGTGGAAAATCAACTCTTTTAAGAAGTATAAATAGGATAAATGATGAAATTCCAGGATTTAAAGTTGAAGGATTACTTTTAATTGACGGAAAAGACGTTTATACAGATGTGGATGATTTAACAGTTTTGAGAAAGAAAGTTGGAATGGTCTTTCAAAGGCCTGTTCCATTTCCAATGAGCATTTATGAAAACATAGCTTTTGGATTAAAAATACATGGAGTTAAAGATAAAAGTAAAATAAATAAAATTGTTGAAAAAACTTTAAAAAAAGCAGCACTATGGGATGAGGTGAAGCATGAACTTGATAAAAATGCTTATTCACTTTCTGGAGGGCAACAACAAAGGTTGTGTATTGCAAGATCTTTAGCTATTGAGCCAGAAGTTTTACTTTTAGATGAGCCAACATCTGCACTTGATCCAATAGCAACTCAAAGAATAGAATCGCTTTTGGAAAGATTATCAGAAAAATATACAATTGTTATAGTGACACATAATATAGCACAAGCAATTAGAATATCAGATTACATTGCATTTATGTATAAAGGAGAACTTATTGAATTTGGAGAAACATCTGAAGTTGTAAGAAATCCAAAAAATAAATTAACAGAAGAATACTTAAATGGTAAAATAGGTTAG
- a CDS encoding response regulator transcription factor has translation MERILIVEDDLSIRNILKKYLKSHGYEVDEAGSIVNFRKKLYNDKFDLVLLDIMLPDGFSINELPDIKVNFPDLGVIIISARDSDNDKIYGLEIGADDYIAKPFNPREVIARIKSYFRRVSKNNEYIKYGPLEIFCENYVVKLDNNEVEMTAKEFEVLCLLAKNPNYVFSREKILDTVWGDEFISDRVVDVHISNIRNKIGKSWIKTIRGAGYKFNPRGYDV, from the coding sequence ATGGAAAGGATTCTAATAGTTGAGGATGATTTATCAATAAGAAATATTTTGAAAAAATATTTAAAATCTCATGGATATGAAGTTGACGAAGCAGGAAGTATAGTGAATTTTCGTAAAAAGTTATATAATGATAAATTTGATCTAGTTTTGCTTGATATAATGCTTCCTGATGGTTTTTCGATAAATGAATTACCTGATATAAAGGTTAATTTTCCAGATCTTGGAGTAATTATTATTTCCGCAAGAGATAGCGATAATGATAAAATATATGGTCTTGAAATTGGTGCCGATGATTATATTGCAAAGCCATTTAATCCACGCGAAGTTATTGCAAGGATAAAATCGTATTTTAGAAGGGTTTCAAAAAATAATGAATATATAAAATATGGACCATTAGAAATATTTTGTGAAAATTATGTTGTTAAATTAGACAATAATGAAGTTGAGATGACTGCTAAAGAATTTGAAGTTTTATGTTTACTTGCAAAAAATCCAAATTATGTTTTTTCAAGGGAAAAAATTTTAGATACTGTTTGGGGAGATGAATTTATTTCAGATAGAGTTGTTGATGTTCATATAAGTAATATAAGGAATAAGATAGGAAAATCATGGATAAAAACAATAAGAGGAGCAGGATACAAATTTAATCCGAGGGGATATGATGTTTGA
- a CDS encoding ROK family transcriptional regulator: MEISTSQKILNELLINDKVSRSELEKKLNITPSTLSYTIKKIKNLIEIYKEPSFGQGRPKQYLSLNKDYWISLGVKIGRDYVNITKLNGHFEILERYTFKLSKKNIGNENLSKFLNDAFEKISEKENIKAVGMAFSGEVVGQKVNSKILKLENFSPEKIIKIHFKNSVHSILNDVEAIATEEYIKYNGEDILVINYGTGIGACYYGNGELKNKKNRKIIEIGHFFAGGHEKCYCGSTGCLETLASDYAVLKKYKYSDLKIIDFIENEENFENDLNEVRTLYKTFKKKAENIYEDTFNYLTIFISTIFKILEPKKVILTGEGVTPWFSQMLQKKLINSNKIPIPIIFRGLENNIELGASINALQKYIITKIE, from the coding sequence ATGGAAATATCTACATCACAGAAAATCCTCAATGAATTGTTAATCAACGATAAAGTAAGTAGATCAGAACTTGAAAAAAAATTAAATATTACTCCTTCTACGTTGTCTTATACTATAAAAAAAATTAAAAACCTTATTGAAATATATAAAGAACCATCATTTGGGCAAGGTAGACCTAAGCAGTACTTATCATTAAATAAAGATTATTGGATTTCACTGGGAGTCAAAATTGGAAGAGATTATGTAAATATTACAAAATTAAATGGACACTTTGAAATTCTTGAACGCTATACTTTTAAACTTAGTAAAAAAAATATTGGAAATGAAAACCTCTCAAAATTTTTAAATGATGCTTTTGAAAAAATTTCTGAAAAAGAAAATATCAAAGCTGTTGGAATGGCTTTTTCCGGAGAAGTTGTAGGTCAAAAAGTAAATTCAAAAATTCTAAAACTTGAAAACTTTTCTCCTGAAAAAATTATTAAAATTCACTTTAAAAATTCTGTGCACTCCATATTAAATGATGTTGAAGCAATTGCAACCGAAGAATATATTAAATACAATGGAGAAGACATTTTAGTTATTAATTATGGTACTGGAATTGGTGCATGCTACTATGGAAATGGTGAACTCAAAAATAAGAAAAATAGAAAAATAATAGAAATAGGACATTTTTTTGCTGGAGGACATGAAAAGTGTTATTGTGGAAGTACAGGTTGTCTTGAAACTCTTGCTTCTGATTACGCTGTTTTGAAAAAGTATAAATACAGTGACCTTAAAATTATAGATTTTATAGAAAATGAAGAAAATTTTGAAAATGATCTAAACGAAGTAAGAACACTTTATAAAACCTTTAAAAAAAAGGCCGAGAATATTTATGAAGACACTTTTAACTATCTAACAATATTTATTTCAACAATTTTTAAAATTTTAGAGCCAAAAAAAGTTATTTTAACAGGTGAAGGTGTAACACCATGGTTTTCACAGATGTTACAAAAAAAGCTTATTAATTCAAATAAAATACCAATACCTATAATTTTCCGCGGACTTGAAAATAACATTGAATTAGGCGCATCAATTAATGCCTTACAAAAATATATAATAACTAAAATTGAATAA
- a CDS encoding PstC family ABC transporter permease → MRAFKYYFQMFLIYFFALLSITALFLLIVFIFKEALPAIVELRLKPLMSIYWYPTYDPPEFGMLALIVDTLLVTLVSSIITIPIGYFISFYLHTYSSGFEKRFIKFIISILSGIPSVIIGMFLVFYISPIFLNFGVWSTENFLLAVIGLSLLSLPYSVSLMTDSLDSVPKELIESSLSLGVSKFITTLKITTLASRSGLINSTILTINRIIGETMVVLLVGGGAAMIPTSFFDPIKPLTAAIASEIGEAGVGSMHYHSLFLAGLILLVISLCLTYISKLRSWKTYG, encoded by the coding sequence ATGAGGGCTTTTAAGTATTATTTTCAGATGTTTTTAATATACTTTTTTGCGCTGTTGTCCATCACAGCGCTTTTTCTCTTAATAGTATTTATATTTAAAGAAGCATTGCCAGCAATTGTTGAACTAAGGTTAAAACCGTTGATGAGCATTTATTGGTATCCAACGTATGATCCTCCTGAATTTGGTATGTTAGCTCTAATTGTTGATACTTTACTTGTAACATTAGTTTCATCAATTATTACTATTCCAATTGGTTATTTTATATCATTCTATCTTCATACTTATTCAAGTGGTTTTGAAAAGAGATTCATTAAATTTATTATTAGTATTTTGTCTGGGATTCCATCTGTTATAATTGGGATGTTTTTGGTATTTTACATTTCACCAATATTTTTGAATTTTGGTGTGTGGTCTACTGAGAATTTTCTCCTTGCAGTTATTGGCCTTTCTTTGCTTTCACTTCCTTATTCCGTTTCACTTATGACAGATTCTTTAGACAGTGTTCCGAAAGAATTGATTGAAAGTTCACTTTCTTTAGGAGTTTCTAAATTTATTACAACATTAAAAATTACAACTTTGGCATCACGTTCTGGATTAATTAACTCAACGATTTTAACAATTAATAGGATAATAGGAGAAACAATGGTAGTTTTATTGGTTGGAGGAGGAGCTGCAATGATTCCTACTTCATTTTTTGATCCTATAAAACCTTTAACGGCAGCTATAGCTAGTGAAATTGGCGAGGCAGGGGTTGGAAGTATGCATTATCATTCATTATTCCTAGCTGGTTTAATTCTATTAGTAATTTCTTTGTGCTTAACTTATATATCAAAGTTAAGGAGCTGGAAAACATATGGATAA
- a CDS encoding KaiC domain-containing protein — protein MKKVSTGIMGLDEILNGGIPEKNVVLLSGGPGTGKSIFSQQFLWHGLQNNEPGIYVSLEEHPIQVRQNMSQFGWNTKTFEEKGLFALIDAFTTGFGKSKEFEKYIVRDLNDLHDFIDVLRQAIKDINAKRVVIDSVTTLYLNKPTYARSIILQLKRVLAGTGCTSLLVSQVSIDERGFGGPGVEHGVDGIIRLDLDEIKGELKRSLLIWKMRGTSHSLKRHYFEITQSGIKITS, from the coding sequence ATGAAAAAAGTAAGTACTGGAATTATGGGTTTAGATGAAATACTCAATGGCGGTATTCCAGAAAAAAATGTTGTCCTACTTAGTGGTGGACCTGGAACTGGTAAATCAATATTCTCCCAGCAATTTCTATGGCACGGGCTTCAAAATAACGAACCTGGGATTTACGTATCACTTGAGGAACATCCAATCCAAGTTAGACAAAATATGTCTCAATTTGGATGGAACACAAAAACATTTGAAGAAAAAGGATTATTTGCACTTATAGATGCATTTACTACTGGATTTGGAAAATCAAAAGAATTTGAAAAGTACATAGTTAGAGATCTAAACGATTTACACGATTTCATAGATGTATTAAGACAAGCAATAAAAGATATAAATGCTAAAAGAGTTGTTATAGATTCTGTAACAACATTATATTTAAACAAGCCAACCTATGCTAGAAGCATAATTCTTCAACTCAAAAGAGTACTTGCAGGTACAGGTTGCACTTCTTTATTAGTTAGCCAAGTTAGTATTGATGAAAGAGGCTTTGGTGGTCCAGGTGTGGAGCATGGTGTAGATGGAATTATAAGACTTGATCTAGATGAAATCAAAGGTGAACTTAAAAGATCATTACTAATATGGAAAATGCGCGGAACATCGCATTCTCTAAAAAGACATTACTTTGAAATAACACAAAGCGGTATAAAAATAACAAGCTAA
- the phoU gene encoding phosphate signaling complex protein PhoU, producing MDTIHFEKEYSMLRAYISKMLSLVSQSFENAIEALEFFDVSLAKDVINSDDEIDLLNRQIEEKVYDIIARYNPIGKDLRYIITMIKFSNNLERIADLSCNSAEKVIYFEKNKIDYKMIREVKEMFGIVLKMLHDTFLAFSKKDIELSKKIWFDDKNLDDLEKLIRNKSQDLDNKESIIYNILIARDLERIGDHLTNLCEEIIYIETGKEIKEIINYGKDSNS from the coding sequence ATGGATACTATACATTTTGAAAAAGAATATTCAATGTTAAGAGCTTATATTTCTAAAATGCTTTCATTAGTATCTCAATCTTTTGAAAATGCTATTGAGGCATTAGAATTTTTTGACGTTTCTCTTGCAAAAGATGTTATTAATAGCGACGATGAGATAGATTTATTAAATAGACAAATAGAAGAGAAGGTTTACGATATTATAGCTCGCTATAATCCTATTGGGAAGGATTTGAGATATATAATTACGATGATTAAGTTTTCGAATAATTTAGAAAGAATTGCTGATTTATCTTGCAATAGTGCAGAAAAAGTCATTTATTTTGAAAAGAACAAAATTGATTACAAGATGATAAGGGAAGTAAAAGAAATGTTTGGAATAGTATTAAAAATGCTGCATGATACATTTTTGGCTTTTTCAAAAAAAGATATTGAATTATCCAAAAAAATATGGTTTGATGACAAAAATTTAGATGATTTAGAAAAGTTGATAAGAAACAAATCACAAGATCTTGATAATAAAGAATCTATTATATACAATATTCTAATAGCACGTGATTTAGAAAGAATAGGCGATCATTTAACAAATTTATGTGAAGAAATAATTTATATAGAAACTGGAAAGGAAATAAAGGAGATAATAAATTATGGAAAGGATTCTAATAGTTGA
- a CDS encoding sensor histidine kinase: protein MFDFEIFQNFDEPIIMLDGLKIIKANNKALEYGFKENFEILDVFTSKNIDVIIEFLIERKNFELEERLYFFEFSDWRYVKIKFFDNLLYLSDLTEYIKIKEAKVNFTTAISHELFNPLSIIKANTIYLKDTLNENNKDILETLEDIEKSSKRMERIIKQLKVLAMLELGMYKPKIDIVDFEKILNEVIDELSQKLKSKNLTLDLKILNKEYKSDGFMLYTIIKNLLSNSIKYSYNNSTIFIEAYKDKIIISDSGIGIKKEDLEKVTQRFYRSKEATKMATGSGLGLSIVKHICNILNYKLIIESNYLIGTRVIIQF, encoded by the coding sequence ATGTTTGATTTTGAAATTTTTCAAAATTTTGATGAACCTATTATAATGCTTGATGGTTTAAAAATAATAAAGGCAAATAATAAAGCATTGGAATATGGTTTTAAAGAAAATTTTGAAATTTTGGATGTATTTACATCAAAAAATATTGATGTAATAATTGAGTTTTTAATAGAGAGAAAAAATTTTGAACTTGAAGAAAGGCTTTACTTTTTTGAGTTTTCAGATTGGAGATATGTAAAAATTAAATTTTTTGATAATTTACTTTACTTATCTGATCTAACTGAATATATAAAAATTAAAGAGGCAAAAGTTAATTTTACTACGGCAATATCCCATGAATTATTTAATCCACTTTCAATTATTAAGGCTAATACAATTTACCTAAAGGATACTCTTAATGAAAATAATAAAGATATTTTGGAAACCCTTGAAGATATTGAAAAATCTTCAAAGAGAATGGAAAGAATTATAAAGCAGTTGAAAGTACTTGCGATGTTAGAACTTGGAATGTATAAACCTAAGATTGATATAGTAGATTTTGAAAAAATATTAAATGAGGTTATTGATGAACTTTCACAGAAATTGAAAAGTAAAAATTTAACGCTCGATTTAAAAATTTTAAATAAAGAGTATAAAAGTGATGGTTTTATGCTTTATACAATAATTAAAAATTTGCTTTCTAATTCTATAAAATATTCATACAATAATTCCACAATTTTCATTGAAGCATATAAAGATAAAATAATAATTAGTGATAGTGGAATTGGTATAAAAAAAGAAGATTTAGAAAAAGTTACACAAAGATTTTATAGAAGCAAAGAAGCCACCAAAATGGCAACAGGGTCAGGGTTGGGACTTTCGATTGTAAAACATATTTGTAATATTTTAAATTATAAGTTGATTATTGAATCAAATTATTTAATTGGTACAAGGGTTATTATTCAATTTTAG
- a CDS encoding phosphate ABC transporter substrate-binding protein PstS family protein → MRKIFVIFALLLVFFAFSRTLVIKGSNTIFPVAQLWIEELKKMYPDMEITLEGAGSSTGIAALFNGTADIANSSRWLKESEIEKMHNIKKYFVPIIVGYDGIAVIVSKNLGIENISIDTLKDIYTGKIRYWSQVDPNLPKKQIVIYSRNTASGTFETFENKVLNKEKMAPWVRMVESTQFEIESVKNNPYAIAYTGIGYVTEDVKVLKVDGVLPTKRNILEGTYPISRPLYMFVDASNGYLVDDLIKKYVNFAVSKKGQDLVEKAGYVSAYGF, encoded by the coding sequence ATGAGAAAGATTTTTGTCATTTTTGCATTGTTGTTGGTGTTTTTTGCATTTTCAAGAACTTTGGTAATTAAGGGTTCAAACACTATTTTCCCAGTTGCTCAACTTTGGATAGAAGAGTTAAAAAAGATGTATCCAGATATGGAGATAACGCTTGAAGGAGCAGGTTCATCGACTGGTATTGCAGCCTTATTTAACGGGACAGCAGATATTGCAAATTCAAGTAGGTGGTTAAAAGAAAGTGAAATTGAAAAAATGCATAATATAAAAAAATATTTTGTACCTATTATTGTTGGTTATGATGGTATAGCAGTAATTGTAAGTAAAAATCTTGGAATAGAAAATATATCAATAGATACTTTGAAAGATATATACACTGGAAAAATAAGATACTGGAGTCAAGTTGATCCAAATTTACCTAAAAAGCAGATAGTAATTTATTCAAGAAATACGGCATCTGGAACTTTTGAAACATTTGAAAATAAAGTTTTGAATAAAGAAAAAATGGCTCCATGGGTTAGAATGGTTGAAAGTACTCAATTTGAAATTGAATCTGTAAAAAATAATCCATATGCAATTGCCTATACTGGAATTGGGTATGTTACAGAAGATGTTAAAGTTTTAAAAGTAGATGGTGTTTTACCGACTAAAAGAAATATTTTAGAAGGAACCTATCCAATTTCAAGACCATTGTACATGTTTGTTGATGCATCAAATGGATACCTAGTTGATGATCTCATTAAAAAATATGTTAATTTTGCAGTTTCTAAAAAAGGACAAGATTTAGTAGAAAAAGCAGGATATGTTTCTGCATATGGATTTTAG
- a CDS encoding transcriptional regulator, whose product MIPLTPLGKQEIHKLESILLYATLFRKDVLDLIKDPSERLTWVDSLAVASSAIAREKAGMRIPEIAEELGRTEQTIRKHLKGESKAGQIVRETYDLLKQGQIDESQISISSILEENEKLKQENNILKNSIKEFYNKVKDYLPKD is encoded by the coding sequence ATGATACCACTAACTCCTCTGGGGAAACAAGAAATTCACAAACTTGAAAGTATATTACTTTATGCAACATTATTTAGAAAAGATGTTTTAGATCTAATAAAAGATCCGTCTGAAAGACTCACATGGGTTGACAGTTTAGCAGTTGCCTCAAGTGCAATAGCAAGAGAAAAAGCTGGCATGAGAATTCCTGAAATAGCTGAAGAACTTGGTAGAACAGAACAAACAATTAGAAAACATTTAAAAGGAGAAAGTAAAGCGGGTCAAATTGTTAGAGAAACATACGATTTACTAAAACAAGGTCAAATTGATGAATCACAAATCTCCATTAGTTCAATTCTTGAAGAAAATGAGAAACTAAAACAAGAAAATAATATTTTAAAAAATTCCATAAAAGAATTCTATAACAAAGTTAAGGATTATCTTCCAAAAGATTAA
- the pstA gene encoding phosphate ABC transporter permease PstA has product MDKFAKIILKILSYIVVIFVVFVIIEVLANGVKYFSLDFFTKYPENGMRQGGIFPAIVGSIYIIITSVIFSVPLGIFTGIFLAEYKDKKISKIVELAVTGLSGMPSIVYGLFGYAMFSIALGFGTSILSASLTLSIMTLPIISNSTKEAMSSLPKELKESAYALGAKRNETIFKVLLKASKSRITTGVLLGLGRTLGETAPVLVTGSVFYATSMPKNIFSPVMTLPTHIYYLISAYGKESMWMTSGTAAFLLILILVIYLIAYKIGGISNGNN; this is encoded by the coding sequence ATGGATAAATTTGCAAAAATTATCTTAAAGATTTTGTCGTATATTGTGGTAATTTTCGTTGTATTTGTAATTATAGAAGTTTTAGCAAATGGGGTAAAATATTTTTCTTTAGATTTCTTTACAAAGTATCCAGAAAATGGGATGAGACAAGGTGGAATATTTCCAGCAATAGTTGGCAGTATTTATATTATTATTACAAGTGTTATTTTTTCAGTTCCATTAGGAATATTTACTGGAATATTTTTAGCAGAGTATAAAGATAAGAAGATATCAAAAATAGTAGAATTAGCAGTTACTGGACTAAGTGGAATGCCATCTATAGTTTATGGTTTATTTGGATATGCTATGTTTTCAATTGCTTTGGGATTTGGGACTTCAATATTGTCAGCATCTCTCACACTTTCTATAATGACTTTACCAATAATTTCAAATTCAACAAAAGAAGCTATGTCAAGTTTACCAAAAGAACTTAAAGAATCAGCATATGCATTAGGGGCAAAAAGAAACGAAACTATTTTTAAAGTGTTATTAAAAGCATCAAAATCAAGAATTACTACGGGTGTTTTATTAGGACTTGGGCGAACTTTAGGAGAAACTGCACCAGTATTGGTAACAGGATCTGTTTTTTATGCTACTAGTATGCCAAAGAATATTTTTTCTCCAGTAATGACATTGCCAACTCATATATACTATCTAATTTCTGCATATGGGAAAGAATCAATGTGGATGACAAGTGGAACGGCAGCATTTCTTCTAATTTTGATTTTGGTTATTTACTTGATTGCTTATAAAATAGGAGGTATTAGTAATGGAAATAATTGA